In Mycobacterium stomatepiae, the following are encoded in one genomic region:
- a CDS encoding MFS transporter has product MDSFIYALVLAPALTELLPRSGISATSANVGLVGSVLFALFLVGWGLSFIWGPIADRFGRTKVLAATIFTFAIFTGLSAMAENVWELAVFRFIAGVGIGGEWALAGTYVAEAWPEDRRKMGAGYLQTGYYAGFFLAAALNYTIGVHFGWRAMFLIGAVPVVVAILILTRVKETEKWQRVEAASSVQTNPLREILGVRYRRRTWVACGLLTIAIVGLWAGTVYEPTAVIQLAQHAGLGRGDATRTASWATGLLSIGTILGCLVLPVIAERVGRRKTCAIYFEGMAVAITGSFGWAFYLPNGLAPFIAWLFVLGFFGGKFALFSLWLPEQFETRVRATAFAFCTSISRFVGAGVNFLLGAAVLHSYTLGFPVALTAIVFLAGLFIIPLAPETHGEMLPQ; this is encoded by the coding sequence GCCCTGTTTCTCGTGGGGTGGGGTCTTTCCTTCATCTGGGGGCCGATCGCCGACCGCTTCGGGCGGACCAAGGTACTGGCGGCGACCATCTTCACTTTCGCGATCTTCACCGGGCTTTCGGCCATGGCGGAAAACGTCTGGGAGCTTGCCGTGTTCCGTTTCATCGCGGGTGTCGGGATCGGGGGCGAATGGGCCCTCGCCGGGACCTATGTGGCCGAGGCCTGGCCAGAGGATCGGCGCAAGATGGGTGCGGGCTATTTGCAGACCGGTTATTACGCGGGCTTCTTCTTGGCCGCGGCGCTCAATTACACGATCGGAGTTCACTTCGGTTGGCGCGCAATGTTTCTGATCGGCGCGGTACCAGTGGTGGTCGCAATTCTGATCCTGACGCGGGTGAAGGAGACCGAGAAATGGCAGCGCGTCGAGGCGGCGAGCTCGGTCCAGACGAATCCCCTGCGTGAAATCCTTGGCGTGCGCTACCGGCGTCGCACGTGGGTGGCGTGCGGGCTACTGACGATTGCGATCGTGGGCTTGTGGGCGGGCACCGTTTACGAACCGACGGCCGTGATTCAGCTCGCCCAGCACGCGGGTCTGGGCAGGGGTGACGCGACCAGAACGGCTTCGTGGGCGACGGGCTTGTTGTCGATCGGAACCATCCTGGGCTGTCTCGTCCTGCCGGTGATCGCGGAGCGCGTCGGACGCAGGAAGACGTGCGCGATCTATTTCGAGGGAATGGCGGTCGCGATCACGGGCAGCTTCGGCTGGGCGTTCTATCTGCCCAACGGCCTCGCGCCATTTATCGCGTGGCTGTTCGTGCTGGGCTTCTTCGGCGGCAAATTCGCGCTGTTCAGTCTCTGGCTGCCCGAGCAGTTCGAGACGCGGGTGCGCGCAACGGCGTTCGCATTCTGCACGTCGATCAGCCGGTTCGTCGGTGCCGGCGTGAACTTCTTGCTCGGCGCGGCAGTGCTGCACTCATACACCCTGGGCTTCCCCGTTGCTCTGACGGCGATCGTGTTCTTAGCCGGACTGTTCATCATTCCGCTGGCGCCCGAGACGCACGGCGAGATGCTGCCCCAGTAG
- a CDS encoding NAD(P)H-dependent flavin oxidoreductase, giving the protein MPDSTDNAPRFATRLTREYALRYPLVGAGMGFIAHERLAAAVTNAGGLGVLGASPDPAESLSVMVERLRALTSGPFGVDLICANTGLGPASTDEHVDECIRLNVPLVVFHHDPPPAHWVMALRAAGIRVWMQASSPEIAAMAIGFGVGGIVAQGSEAGGHARGRTPLDALLRIVRHNWPDMLLLAAGGISDGTAAAAALRAGADGVWVGTALVAATEANAHPEYQRRLIDMPGKTLRTRAFGPEWPDQPYRLLATPAVHSAEASAAQHNGTIGRTRLFPHSVNLPYDLPARSALPPTPETSGDWESMVYPAGQGVGAVRRIAPAAEIIEQMMSQARAYYCRPRQGSAGGNADIQ; this is encoded by the coding sequence ATGCCCGATTCGACCGACAACGCGCCTCGCTTTGCGACGCGGTTGACCCGCGAATACGCCCTGCGCTACCCGCTCGTTGGCGCGGGTATGGGATTCATTGCACACGAACGGCTCGCTGCGGCGGTCACCAACGCCGGCGGATTGGGTGTACTCGGCGCCTCCCCGGATCCTGCCGAAAGCCTGTCCGTGATGGTAGAACGGTTGCGCGCCTTGACCTCTGGCCCGTTCGGCGTCGATCTCATCTGTGCCAACACGGGGCTCGGCCCGGCCAGCACCGACGAACATGTCGACGAATGCATCCGCCTGAACGTGCCCCTGGTCGTGTTTCACCACGACCCGCCCCCGGCGCACTGGGTCATGGCGCTGCGCGCGGCGGGAATACGCGTGTGGATGCAGGCGTCGTCACCGGAGATTGCCGCAATGGCAATCGGATTCGGCGTCGGCGGAATCGTCGCGCAGGGCAGCGAAGCAGGTGGCCATGCCCGCGGACGCACACCGTTGGACGCGCTGTTGCGTATCGTCCGGCACAACTGGCCCGACATGCTTCTGCTGGCGGCCGGCGGTATTTCCGACGGTACGGCCGCAGCCGCCGCTCTACGGGCTGGTGCGGACGGGGTATGGGTGGGCACCGCCCTGGTCGCCGCGACAGAAGCCAATGCGCATCCCGAGTACCAGCGTCGACTCATCGATATGCCCGGTAAGACGTTGCGTACCAGGGCCTTCGGACCTGAGTGGCCCGATCAACCCTACCGGCTTCTGGCGACCCCCGCGGTGCATAGCGCCGAGGCAAGCGCTGCTCAGCACAACGGGACCATCGGGCGCACACGACTATTTCCGCACTCGGTCAACCTGCCCTACGACCTGCCGGCGAGGTCGGCGCTGCCCCCGACTCCCGAGACCAGCGGTGATTGGGAGTCAATGGTCTATCCGGCCGGGCAGGGAGTGGGCGCGGTTCGGCGCATCGCGCCCGCCGCCGAGATCATCGAGCAGATGATGAGCCAGGCGCGCGCATATTATTGCCGTCCACGTCAAGGCTCAGCGGGTGGTAATGCCGACATTCAGTAG
- a CDS encoding GMC family oxidoreductase has protein sequence MTSSPQNSFDYVIVGAGSAGCVLANRLSEDPSVQVLLLEAGPEDTQDAIRVPAIFSSLFGTEVDWDYRLEPQTNYQGSMAYPRGKTLGGSSSINLMVYIRGDRSDFDGWSERGCAGWDYDSVLPYFIKAENNSRLGEPLHGQSGPLHVEDRMFTHELSHNWISAASEWGLATTDDFNGAAQIGSGAYQVSCHEGWRWSGADGYLRPALGRPNLTVRVNALATRVLLSGTRATGVAYLHADAETTAYAGAEVILAGGTVNSSQLLLLSGIGPADPLRALGIDVKVDVPGVGENLHDHTMTPIVWATQGSTDLLEMASPENLAIWQDRRGVPFASNGGEVGGFLSTSGDGIPNIQFIGGPTSFVDHGRFSPPLSNFTMNAAVTHPRSRGRLWLGHADPLKPPRIDPAYFSDPADIHETIAGLSAAIEIAQQPSLRKFFKGMNLPTEVNLDQAALAAHARNWSQTEYHAVGTCAMGVDERAVVDPELKVRGVEGLRVVDASVMPAIISGNTNAATVMIAEKGADLIKNSRCPRADTRR, from the coding sequence ATGACATCTTCACCGCAAAATTCTTTCGACTACGTGATAGTCGGAGCCGGTAGCGCCGGGTGCGTGCTGGCCAATCGATTGTCCGAAGACCCGTCGGTTCAAGTGCTCTTACTGGAGGCAGGCCCCGAGGACACCCAGGACGCAATTCGGGTCCCCGCCATCTTCAGTTCCCTATTCGGGACGGAAGTCGACTGGGATTATCGCCTCGAACCGCAGACGAACTATCAGGGATCAATGGCCTACCCGCGCGGCAAGACGCTGGGTGGTTCATCCTCGATCAATCTGATGGTCTACATCCGCGGCGACCGCTCCGACTTCGACGGCTGGAGCGAACGCGGCTGCGCTGGTTGGGATTACGACAGCGTGCTGCCCTATTTCATCAAGGCAGAGAACAACAGCAGACTCGGCGAACCGCTGCACGGTCAGAGCGGTCCCCTACACGTCGAGGACCGGATGTTCACGCATGAGCTTTCGCACAATTGGATCAGCGCGGCGAGCGAATGGGGTCTGGCTACCACCGACGACTTCAATGGTGCCGCCCAGATCGGTTCGGGCGCTTATCAAGTCAGCTGTCATGAAGGTTGGCGCTGGTCGGGCGCCGACGGCTATCTGAGACCGGCGCTCGGGCGCCCCAACCTCACCGTGCGGGTCAACGCGCTTGCCACCCGGGTTCTCTTGTCGGGGACGCGCGCCACCGGCGTGGCCTACCTGCACGCTGACGCAGAGACGACCGCCTATGCCGGGGCCGAGGTGATTCTCGCCGGCGGTACCGTCAACTCCTCGCAACTGTTGCTGCTGTCGGGCATCGGTCCGGCCGACCCGCTGCGGGCACTAGGGATCGACGTGAAAGTCGACGTGCCGGGCGTCGGGGAGAATCTGCACGATCACACGATGACCCCGATCGTCTGGGCAACCCAGGGTTCGACGGATCTGCTGGAGATGGCTAGCCCGGAAAATCTTGCGATCTGGCAAGACCGGCGCGGTGTCCCCTTCGCCTCCAACGGCGGTGAGGTCGGCGGATTCCTATCCACCTCTGGCGACGGCATCCCAAACATCCAATTCATCGGGGGACCAACATCATTCGTCGACCATGGCCGCTTCAGCCCGCCGCTGTCCAATTTCACGATGAACGCCGCCGTAACCCACCCGCGCAGCCGTGGCCGGCTCTGGCTGGGCCACGCCGACCCGCTGAAGCCTCCTCGCATCGATCCCGCCTACTTCTCCGATCCGGCAGATATTCACGAAACCATCGCAGGCCTGAGCGCGGCGATCGAGATCGCGCAGCAGCCTTCCTTGCGGAAGTTCTTCAAAGGCATGAACCTGCCCACCGAGGTGAATCTGGACCAAGCCGCCCTGGCCGCTCACGCCAGGAACTGGTCGCAGACCGAATACCACGCGGTTGGTACCTGCGCGATGGGTGTCGACGAACGCGCCGTGGTCGATCCCGAGCTCAAAGTTCGCGGCGTCGAGGGACTTCGGGTCGTTGACGCGTCGGTGATGCCCGCAATCATCAGTGGGAACACCAACGCGGCGACGGTAATGATCGCCGAAAAAGGCGCCGACCTGATCAAGAATTCCAGGTGTCCACGCGCGGATACGCGCCGCTGA
- a CDS encoding PadR family transcriptional regulator, whose product MSRKQLSPTSFAILGLLSIRPFTTYELAQQMERALSWFWPRAASMIYEEPKKLASAGLADSTVTFTGKRRSTVYEITDAGRDALRDWLDAPAAGMRMESEAMIKVAFADAGDVDQFRSTVAEIRADAEARLAEIMDRSTEYTTTGGPFPDRLPVAAITGKLLMGQHEAVIRWARWAEDALAEWTGVTPATGATVPPYSFTSGWPAQDGDESPTGAASRRASRAPAE is encoded by the coding sequence ATGTCTCGCAAGCAGCTGAGCCCGACATCCTTCGCGATCCTCGGGCTGCTCTCTATCCGGCCGTTCACGACTTATGAACTCGCACAACAGATGGAGCGGGCACTGAGCTGGTTCTGGCCACGGGCGGCCAGCATGATCTACGAGGAGCCGAAGAAGCTGGCCTCCGCGGGCCTAGCCGACTCGACGGTCACCTTCACGGGCAAACGGCGCAGCACCGTCTACGAGATCACCGACGCCGGGCGCGACGCGCTGCGCGACTGGCTGGATGCACCCGCCGCCGGGATGCGGATGGAATCCGAAGCGATGATCAAGGTGGCGTTCGCCGACGCCGGCGACGTCGATCAGTTCCGCTCGACGGTGGCCGAAATCCGGGCCGACGCCGAGGCGCGACTCGCTGAAATCATGGACAGATCAACGGAGTACACCACCACGGGTGGGCCATTCCCTGATCGCCTGCCCGTCGCCGCGATCACGGGCAAGCTACTGATGGGACAACACGAGGCGGTTATCCGCTGGGCTCGCTGGGCCGAAGACGCGCTTGCGGAATGGACCGGCGTCACGCCGGCGACCGGCGCTACGGTGCCACCGTATTCGTTCACTTCAGGCTGGCCCGCGCAAGACGGCGACGAATCCCCTACTGGGGCAGCATCTCGCCGTGCGTCTCGGGCGCCAGCGGAATGA